The following nucleotide sequence is from Acinetobacter equi.
AACCCAGCTGCGCCTGGACACTACAAATCTGTGGTCTTTTTAAGACCGCATTTCCAGCTGGATGAGTTGTCTGTTTCTTTACGACTTGTCACTGAGTTACCTCAATCTTCGAATTAACTTAGAACAGCTAAATAATAAACTTAATAATATTAGGATAAGACAATGAAAGACATTTATGTCGAATTTCGTGGTAAATATAAAGTTGATGGTGAGTCTCGTGATACCGAGCATAAAGGTTGGATCGAAGTAAATTCTTGGGCGCATAACATCCGCCAACCAAAATCAGCAACTTCTTCAAGTGTTGGTGGTCACACAGCAGAACGTGTTGAACACTCTGACATGGTTTTTGTTAAAGACTTAGATGCAACTAGCCCTAAACTTTGGGAGGCTTGTTCAGCTGGTTATACTTTTGATGAAGTTCAAATCGATTACTATCGTGCGAATGGTGACAAACGTATTAAGTATCTACAAATTAAATTGAAACATGTTTTAGTTTCAAGCGTAACTCCAACAGTTAATGCTGAAGGTGTTCCAACTGAATCATTCGGTCTTAAATATGCTGCTGTAGAGTGGACATATAATCAACAAGACATCGATGGTACAGCAAAAGGCGCTGTTACTAAGAAATGGTCACTTTCAAATAATACAGCTTCATACGCTGCATAATTTTGAAGTGAATTTCAGAATAGAGGGTGATTTTATCATCCTCTATTTTTAGTCATTAAAAAGATATAAAAATGAATTTAGATCACTTATATCCATATGGATTTAGATCTACGCTATTTGATCGTTTAGTACCAGAAAATGAGCAAATTAATGGATTAACTGTTCAGGAGTTAAGGAACTCTGTTGCTCGAGATTTGGAGGAACTTCT
It contains:
- a CDS encoding Hcp family type VI secretion system effector encodes the protein MKDIYVEFRGKYKVDGESRDTEHKGWIEVNSWAHNIRQPKSATSSSVGGHTAERVEHSDMVFVKDLDATSPKLWEACSAGYTFDEVQIDYYRANGDKRIKYLQIKLKHVLVSSVTPTVNAEGVPTESFGLKYAAVEWTYNQQDIDGTAKGAVTKKWSLSNNTASYAA